A genomic window from Triticum urartu cultivar G1812 chromosome 7, Tu2.1, whole genome shotgun sequence includes:
- the LOC125519151 gene encoding iron-phytosiderophore transporter yellow stripe 1-like, which yields MDVTADRTRVAPEIEKDVDDVAMEGDMESDPALARERQLEPVQPWQEQLTVRGMVAALLIGFIYTVIVMKIALSTKTKIPHVLVVDYKLTYPSGTATAVLINGFHTPKGDKNAKKQVHGFLKYFGISFMWSFFQWFYTGGPVCGFVQFPTFGLKAWKQTFSFDFSLTYVGAGMICSHLVNLSTLLGAVLSWGIMWPLISKQKGVWYPADVPASSMKRLYGYKAFFCVALIIGDGLYQFLKVTYVTSKSLHQRLNKKVVTNKGEENRDGMASPEEIQRDEIFKSDNIPSWMAYTGYAVLSIISSISIPLMFCQIKWYYVIVAYLLAPVLGFSNSYGAGLTDINMAYNYGKIALFIFAAWAGKKNGVIAGLVGGTLVKQLVLMSAELMHDLKTSYLTSTSPRSMLVAQAIGTGMGCIVSPLTFMLFYKAFDVGNPDGYWKAPYALIYRSMAILGVEGFSALPNHCLSISAGIFAFAMLLSIARDILPRRYGKYVPLPMAMAVPFLVGGSFAIDMCIGSLVVFVWEKMNKKEAIIQVPAVASGLICGDGIWVFPSSLLALAKINPPICMKFTPAN from the exons ATGGACGTCACAGCCGACCGCACACGGGTGGCGCCGGAGATCGAGAAGGACGTCGACGACGTCGCCATGGAGGGCGACATGGAGTCGGACCCCGCGCTGGCGCGCGAGCGGCAGCTGGAGCCCGTGCAGCCGTGGCAGGAGCAGCTGACGGTGCGGGGAATGGTGGCGGCGCTGTTGATCGGCTTCATCTACACCGTCATCGTGATGAAGATTGCCCTCAGCACGAAGACCAAAATACCTCAC GTTTTGGTGGTCGACTACAAACTGACCTACCCCAGTGGGACAGCAACTGCTGTTCTTATTAATGGGTTTCATACCCCCAAGGGAGACAAGAATGCAAA GAAGCAAGTCCATGGGTTCCTAAAATACTTCGGGATCAGCTTTATGTGGAGCTTCTTTCAATGGTTCTACACTGGCGGCCCTGTTTGCGGTTTTGTGCAGTTCCCTACTTTTGGTCTCAAGGCTTGGAAACAAAC GTTCTCCTTTGACTTTAGCCTCACGTATGTGGGTGCGGGAATGATTTGCTCACACCTAGTGAACCTCTCCACTCTCTTGGGTGCAGTTCTTTCATGGGGGATAATGTGGCCACTCATTAGCAAACAGAAGGGGGTTTGGTACCCCGCAGATGTACCAGCAAGCAGCATGAAAAGATTGTATGGTTACAAG GCCTTCTTCTGTGTAGCTCTAATAATTGGAGATGGCCTTTACCAATTCTTGAAAGTCACATATGTCACTAGTAAAAGCCTACATCAACGATTAAACAAAAAAGTTGTTACCAACAAAGGAGAGGAAA ATAGAGATGGTATGGCTTCACCAGAGGAAATCCAGCGCGATGAGATTTTCAAGAGTGACAACATACCCTCATGGATGGCATACACTGGATACGCCGTGCTTAGCATCATCTCATCAATCAGCATACCCCTGATGTTCTGTCAGATAAAGTGGTACTATGTGATAGTAGCATATCTCCTTGCACCTGTGCTCGGGTTCTCCAATTCCTACGGAGCAGGTCTCACTGACATCAACATGGCCTACAACTATGGCAAGATCGCCCTCTTCATCTTCGCAGCCTGGGCTGGCAAGAAAAATGGTGTAATTGCTGGCCTGGTTGGTGGTACGCTGGTGAAGCAGTTGGTCCTCATGTCTGCCGAATTGATGCATGACTTGAAGACGAGTTATCTCACGTCGACATCCCCAAGATCCATGCTTGTGGCACAGGCTATCGGGACGGGCATGGGCTGCATCGTCTCACCCCTCACCTTCATGCTCTTCTACAAGGCATTTGATGTTGGTAACCCAGATGGCTATTGGAAGGCGCCGTATGCACTCATATACCGTAGTATGGCGATTCTCGGTGTGGAAGGTTTCTCAGCTTTGCCAAACCACTGCCTCTCAATATCGGCTGGAATTTTTGCATTTGCGATGCTTCTGAGTATTGCAAGGGATATCCTACCACGCAGGTATGGCAAGTATGTTCCACTACCGATGGCAATGGCGGTGCCTTTCCTTGTAGGTGGGAGCTTTGCCATTGACATGTGCATCGGGAGTTTGGTGGTATTTGTGTGGGAGAAGATGAACAAGAAGGAGGCTATCATCCAAGTGCCTGCTGTTGCATCTGGCTTGATATGCGGGGATGGCATATGGGTATTCCCATCTTCCCTACTAGCTCTTGCCAAGATTAACCCTCCAATCTGCATGAAGTTCACTCCTGCCAACTAG